A genomic segment from Apium graveolens cultivar Ventura unplaced genomic scaffold, ASM990537v1 ctg6180, whole genome shotgun sequence encodes:
- the LOC141703077 gene encoding uncharacterized protein LOC141703077, whose translation MVENLNVYSDSMLVTHLIGCGWQARGPRTELYLECTQRIIKLFNEVRVEHISRDENTGADALAKLGSQREATLLGVIPLEIQNMPSVPEEFTFEIAALGITWMTPIWDYVKRCTLPQEKKEARRVKYQAARYVIYDEVLYRRVFNTPLLRCVDGE comes from the coding sequence ATGGTGGAGAATCTTAATGTTTACAGTGACTCAATGTTGGTCACTCACCTTATTGGTTGCGGATGGCAGGCCAGGGGACCCCGAACTGAACTCTATCTCGAATGTACACAAAGAATCATCAAGCTTTTTAACGAAGTGAGAGTGGAGCACATCTCAAGAGACGAAAATACAGGGGCTGATGCGTTGGCCAAATTGGGCTCTCAACGAGAGGCCACCTTACTTGGAGTCATCCCTCTCGAAATTCAAAACATGCCTAGTGTTCCCGAAGAATTTACTTTTGAGATTGCTGCTTTGGGCATAACATGGATGACTCCAATTTGGGACTATGTCAAGAGATGCACTCTTCCCCAAGAAAAGAAGGAGGCTAGAAGGGTCAAGTATCAGGCGGCCCGTTATGTCATCTATGATGAGGTTCTTTACAGAAGGGTCTTCAACACACCACTACTGAGGTGTGTAGATGGGGAATAA